One Chlamydiota bacterium DNA window includes the following coding sequences:
- a CDS encoding electron transfer flavoprotein subunit alpha/FixB family protein yields MKTHIAVLVEVAGGEIKSISFELIAAARKMADPLSLKVAVVVLGVEKEEEIKRLIQSGGDEIFWAKDSRFLNLAGEVYAEVCFDVLKKIDPEWIVLGATSVGRWLGGRLMVKLKCGFSSSITQFTIKENQLQMLRPCFGGRRLAEVLFKGHRPQIISIKPRSIRALDPDQDRKGLIHEIPVLEEIFLKGRSKVIAFHKDPGREKDVAEASIIVSGGRGLKVPENFKIIRELAEVLDAAVGASRVAVDLGWIPYPHQVGQTGKTVKPKIYIACGISGAIQHLFGMRQSDTIIAINKDSAAPIFQIADYGIVGDLFEVVPALTKKFKEVLGK; encoded by the coding sequence TTGAAAACCCATATTGCGGTTTTAGTGGAGGTGGCGGGAGGAGAAATAAAATCAATCTCCTTTGAATTGATCGCGGCTGCAAGGAAGATGGCGGATCCCCTTTCTTTGAAGGTTGCTGTAGTCGTTTTAGGTGTTGAGAAGGAGGAAGAGATTAAAAGGTTGATTCAAAGTGGGGGAGATGAGATTTTTTGGGCAAAGGATTCCAGATTTTTAAATCTTGCGGGTGAGGTTTATGCGGAAGTTTGTTTTGATGTGCTTAAAAAAATAGATCCTGAATGGATTGTTTTGGGAGCAACCAGCGTTGGGCGTTGGCTGGGTGGAAGACTCATGGTCAAGCTCAAATGCGGTTTCTCGTCTTCCATTACGCAATTTACAATCAAAGAAAATCAACTTCAGATGTTACGTCCCTGTTTTGGTGGAAGAAGGCTCGCAGAGGTTCTTTTTAAAGGGCATCGGCCTCAGATTATTTCGATCAAGCCCAGATCCATACGGGCTCTTGACCCTGATCAAGACCGGAAGGGTTTGATTCATGAAATACCTGTTTTGGAAGAAATCTTTTTAAAGGGACGGTCAAAGGTCATTGCTTTTCATAAAGATCCGGGTCGGGAAAAAGATGTGGCAGAGGCCAGTATCATCGTTTCAGGAGGGAGGGGCCTTAAAGTCCCTGAAAATTTTAAAATCATTCGCGAATTGGCCGAGGTCTTGGATGCGGCTGTAGGGGCAAGCCGGGTTGCAGTTGATTTGGGGTGGATTCCCTATCCTCATCAGGTGGGGCAGACGGGAAAAACAGTCAAGCCGAAGATTTACATTGCCTGTGGGATTTCTGGCGCCATTCAGCATTTGTTTGGAATGCGGCAGTCTGATACAATCATTGCCATTAATAAGGATTCAGCCGCCCCCATCTTTCAAATTGCGGATTATGGGATTGTTGGAGATTTGTTTGAGGTGGTTCCTGCCCTTACAAAGAAATTTAAAGAGGTGCTGGGGAAATAA
- a CDS encoding enoyl-ACP reductase, translating into MGLLEGKNAIVFGVANKRSIAWAIAQALHREGARLALTYQGERIEENVRELATTLKNPIILPCDVTKDHEIASVFENLSKLFDHLDILIHCVAYARKEELEGRFIHTTREGFRIALDISAYSLQALVRGALPLLEKKGGSVIALTYLGGYKVVPHYNVMGVAKSALETSIRYLAYELGEKNIRVNGISAGPINTLAARGISGFTKMLEVYRQRAPLKRNVSASEVADTGLFMASDLSKGISGEIIYVDAGYHITGA; encoded by the coding sequence ATGGGACTTCTCGAAGGAAAAAACGCGATTGTTTTTGGCGTGGCCAACAAACGCAGTATTGCATGGGCCATTGCTCAAGCTCTTCATCGGGAGGGAGCCCGTCTTGCTTTGACTTATCAAGGAGAGCGAATCGAAGAAAATGTTCGTGAGCTTGCAACAACTCTAAAAAACCCCATTATTCTTCCTTGTGATGTCACTAAAGATCATGAAATCGCTTCCGTTTTTGAAAATCTTTCGAAATTGTTTGATCATTTAGACATTTTAATTCATTGTGTTGCCTATGCACGAAAAGAAGAGCTTGAAGGACGCTTCATTCATACCACACGAGAAGGTTTTCGCATTGCGCTAGACATCAGTGCCTATTCGCTTCAAGCACTGGTTCGAGGAGCCCTTCCCCTTCTTGAGAAAAAAGGAGGAAGCGTTATCGCCCTCACTTATTTAGGGGGATATAAAGTTGTTCCTCATTATAATGTGATGGGAGTTGCTAAATCAGCGCTTGAAACCTCCATTCGATATCTTGCTTACGAATTAGGAGAAAAGAATATTCGTGTCAATGGCATCTCAGCCGGCCCCATCAATACCCTGGCCGCTCGAGGAATTTCCGGATTTACTAAAATGCTTGAAGTTTATCGCCAGAGAGCTCCTCTTAAAAGAAATGTGAGCGCATCGGAAGTTGCTGATACTGGCCTTTTTATGGCTAGCGATCTATCTAAGGGAATCAGTGGGGAAATTATCTACGTCGATGCAGGATATCATATTACAGGGGCTTAA
- a CDS encoding electron transfer flavoprotein subunit beta/FixA family protein codes for MKIIALAKQVPDTKDQTFQQNFHVLREGLDLICNPSDEYAIEEAVRLKERLTGEVVVISMGKPTALNLLRFSVSVGADRGILLSDPSFAGSDLLGTAFILSRAIEKNSPFDLIISGKQSSDGENGIISSAIAECLKLPFVMDVRKVIEIKEGVLRLEQMVIGGYYEIEVQLPALISVVKEINEPRLPSLKGKMAAKNVPIPIWGLKELELEVSLIGDQGAQTQVCAVQDPPKKEGVKIFSGRAEEAAAELVNELLKKKLI; via the coding sequence ATGAAGATCATCGCTCTTGCCAAACAAGTTCCGGATACCAAGGATCAGACCTTTCAGCAAAATTTTCATGTTTTGAGGGAAGGGCTTGACCTTATTTGCAATCCCTCTGATGAGTATGCGATTGAAGAGGCCGTTCGTTTAAAGGAACGTTTAACAGGTGAAGTGGTTGTAATCAGTATGGGAAAACCTACTGCGCTGAATCTCCTCAGATTTTCTGTTTCGGTAGGGGCTGATCGAGGTATTCTTTTAAGTGATCCTTCCTTTGCGGGTTCAGATCTTTTAGGAACAGCTTTCATCTTAAGTAGGGCCATTGAGAAAAATTCTCCCTTTGACCTGATTATTTCAGGGAAACAGTCGAGTGATGGTGAGAATGGAATTATTTCCTCTGCCATTGCAGAATGTTTAAAGCTTCCCTTTGTGATGGATGTTCGTAAAGTCATTGAAATTAAGGAGGGGGTTCTTCGTTTGGAGCAAATGGTGATTGGCGGATATTACGAGATTGAGGTCCAGCTTCCTGCCCTCATCAGTGTTGTAAAAGAAATTAATGAGCCTCGTCTTCCTTCTTTGAAGGGGAAAATGGCAGCCAAAAATGTCCCAATCCCTATATGGGGGCTTAAAGAGTTGGAATTGGAGGTATCTCTTATTGGGGATCAAGGTGCACAGACTCAAGTTTGTGCAGTTCAGGATCCTCCAAAAAAAGAGGGAGTAAAAATTTTCTCCGGGAGAGCTGAGGAGGCTGCGGCGGAGTTGGTGAATGAACTTTTGAAAAAGAAGTTGATTTAA
- a CDS encoding enoyl-ACP reductase, with product MLLKDKKGIILGVANSRSIAWSIAQAFHDEGARFAMTCQNEKIAKNVRRLASKLSSCPLLSCDVTSNEQIENVFQFLKQEFGTIDFLIHSIAYAPPKELRAKFTDVSREGFATTLEITAFSLTAVIQKAIPLMPKGGSIMTLTSLGGWRIVPNYHVMGVAKSALESSVRYLANDLGEQNIRVNGISPGPIRTVSAMGIRRFSQMLKTHQERSPLRRNVKGSDVAKSAIFLASDASSNITGEILFVDAGYHIIGI from the coding sequence ATGTTATTAAAAGATAAAAAAGGGATTATTTTGGGCGTTGCAAACAGTCGAAGCATTGCCTGGTCCATTGCACAAGCCTTTCATGATGAAGGAGCTAGATTTGCCATGACCTGTCAAAATGAAAAAATAGCAAAAAATGTTCGCCGCCTAGCGTCTAAGCTCAGTTCTTGTCCTCTCCTTTCTTGTGATGTCACTTCAAACGAGCAAATCGAAAATGTTTTTCAGTTTCTTAAACAAGAATTTGGCACTATTGATTTTCTTATTCACAGTATCGCGTATGCCCCCCCCAAAGAATTGCGAGCGAAATTTACCGATGTTTCAAGAGAAGGATTTGCTACAACCTTAGAGATAACCGCTTTTTCACTCACTGCAGTCATCCAAAAAGCCATTCCTCTCATGCCCAAAGGAGGAAGTATTATGACTTTGACTTCACTGGGAGGATGGAGAATTGTTCCCAACTATCACGTCATGGGAGTTGCTAAATCAGCTCTTGAGTCGAGTGTACGCTACCTTGCAAATGATTTAGGAGAGCAAAACATTCGCGTGAATGGAATTTCTCCAGGCCCTATTCGAACGGTCTCAGCGATGGGCATTCGAAGATTTTCTCAAATGCTTAAAACCCACCAAGAAAGGTCCCCTTTAAGAAGAAATGTCAAAGGGAGTGATGTTGCTAAATCCGCTATTTTCCTAGCCAGTGATGCTTCAAGCAATATTACAGGTGAGATTTTATTCGTCGATGCGGGCTATCATATTATTGGGATTTAG
- a CDS encoding acyl-CoA dehydrogenase family protein, with protein MLDYFLTDEQKEIRALARQVAEEKVVPVREKYDHSNEFAWELVKVFGETGLTSVYIPKEYGGLGGGLMELVLVVEEMSRACGGIALSIAATGLGSYPIIMFGNEAQKKKYLPDVASGKKLAAFSITEPSSGSDIGFITTKAQKKGNQYILNGTKQWVTNGGEAEIYTVIVTTDASKGPRGSSAFILEKGMEGFSFGKKEDKMGIRSSATRTLIFEDCKVPEENLLGKEGRGFVIALKNFDHGRPGVAAQAVGIAQGALDIAAAYAKDRKQFGKPISSFQAIQIMLADMATQIEAARALTYAVAKAFDASQTSRFTKEAAMSKLFASDMAMKVTTDAVQILGGYGYMRDYPVEKMMRDAKITQIYEGTNQIQRNMIAANLLKEYT; from the coding sequence ATGCTCGATTATTTTTTAACCGATGAGCAAAAAGAGATTAGGGCTTTGGCCCGCCAGGTTGCGGAAGAAAAAGTAGTTCCCGTCCGAGAAAAATACGATCATAGTAATGAATTTGCCTGGGAACTTGTTAAAGTTTTTGGTGAAACCGGTCTTACTTCCGTTTATATCCCCAAAGAATATGGAGGACTAGGTGGAGGTTTGATGGAGCTGGTTTTGGTTGTGGAGGAAATGAGCCGGGCTTGCGGCGGTATCGCCCTCAGTATCGCAGCGACCGGTTTAGGAAGTTATCCCATCATTATGTTTGGGAATGAAGCGCAGAAGAAGAAATATCTCCCCGATGTTGCTTCAGGAAAAAAATTGGCCGCTTTTTCAATTACAGAACCCAGCTCGGGCAGTGATATTGGCTTTATTACGACGAAAGCCCAGAAAAAAGGGAATCAATATATCTTGAATGGGACGAAGCAATGGGTCACCAACGGTGGAGAAGCAGAGATTTATACCGTCATTGTAACGACCGATGCTTCAAAAGGGCCCAGAGGCTCATCCGCATTTATTCTTGAAAAGGGAATGGAAGGTTTTAGTTTTGGCAAAAAAGAAGATAAAATGGGAATACGATCCTCGGCAACGCGAACCCTGATTTTTGAGGATTGCAAGGTCCCTGAAGAAAATTTATTAGGTAAAGAGGGGAGGGGTTTTGTCATTGCCCTTAAAAATTTTGATCATGGAAGGCCCGGTGTAGCTGCCCAGGCCGTAGGCATTGCACAAGGCGCTTTGGATATAGCGGCGGCCTATGCGAAAGATCGTAAGCAGTTTGGAAAACCCATTTCATCTTTTCAGGCGATTCAAATCATGCTGGCAGATATGGCCACACAAATTGAGGCTGCAAGGGCGCTTACTTATGCTGTGGCAAAGGCATTTGATGCTTCCCAAACCAGTCGTTTTACCAAAGAAGCTGCGATGTCGAAACTTTTCGCATCAGATATGGCCATGAAGGTAACGACCGATGCAGTTCAAATTTTGGGTGGGTATGGCTATATGAGAGATTATCCCGTTGAGAAAATGATGAGAGATGCCAAAATTACACAGATTTATGAAGGGACTAATCAGATTCAGCGAAACATGATTGCAGCTAATTTGCTGAAAGAATATACGTAA